A single region of the Demequina sp. genome encodes:
- a CDS encoding GNAT family N-acetyltransferase produces the protein MTDSLLRRAQHTVAPLQRREIEAALAICAADPVASVVPAMHLESALRTGHLSAGLWAVRRRAGLARELTGVVWNGANFTAVLPSSDELTEDGQRADVAAGAVSRLARPAAMVGRADLTLDLWGRLEPWWGPARELRPRQVSMAIKGPARHVAAVDGEGLDLDAVRRATLDDYDELLPACVHMFIGEVGYDPMRHGRVAYEDRLRQLVRGGRAFLQYGTVDGRRAVVFKSEVGALAGGVAQLQGVWVHPSLRGRGLARAGLAAVIEATQATLAPTVSLYVNDFNAPAIAAYDAVGFERVGMFATVMF, from the coding sequence ATGACCGACTCGCTGCTCAGGCGCGCGCAGCACACGGTTGCGCCCCTGCAGCGGCGTGAGATCGAGGCGGCGCTCGCGATCTGCGCGGCGGATCCGGTGGCTTCGGTGGTGCCTGCGATGCACCTCGAGTCGGCCCTGCGGACGGGTCACCTTTCCGCGGGGCTGTGGGCGGTCCGACGCCGCGCGGGCTTGGCTCGCGAACTCACCGGAGTGGTGTGGAACGGCGCCAACTTCACGGCGGTGCTTCCGTCCAGCGATGAACTCACCGAAGACGGGCAGCGGGCCGACGTTGCGGCCGGGGCGGTTTCGCGTCTCGCCAGGCCGGCGGCGATGGTCGGGCGAGCGGACCTCACCCTTGATCTCTGGGGTCGCCTCGAGCCGTGGTGGGGTCCGGCGCGCGAACTGCGCCCGCGACAGGTCTCGATGGCGATCAAGGGACCCGCGCGGCACGTGGCCGCCGTTGACGGGGAAGGGCTCGATCTCGACGCCGTGCGTCGCGCGACCCTCGACGACTACGACGAGCTGCTGCCCGCGTGCGTGCACATGTTCATCGGCGAGGTCGGCTACGACCCCATGCGGCACGGCAGGGTGGCCTACGAGGACCGACTGCGGCAGCTGGTGAGGGGAGGCAGGGCCTTCCTTCAGTACGGGACTGTCGACGGCCGTCGGGCCGTGGTGTTCAAGAGCGAAGTTGGCGCGCTCGCTGGGGGAGTGGCCCAGCTTCAGGGAGTGTGGGTGCACCCGTCCCTGCGCGGGCGTGGCCTTGCGAGGGCGGGACTTGCCGCGGTGATCGAGGCGACCCAGGCAACTCTCGCGCCCACCGTGTCGCTGTACGTGAACGACTTCAACGCCCCTGCTATCGCGGCGTACGATGCGGTGGGATTCGAGCGTGTTGGGATGTTCGCCACAGTCATGTTCTGA
- the ispG gene encoding flavodoxin-dependent (E)-4-hydroxy-3-methylbut-2-enyl-diphosphate synthase, whose translation MPALPAPVLAPRRPTRKIKVGSVYVGGDAPVSVQSMCTTKTEDINSTLQQIAELTAAGCDIVRVACPTQDDADALPAIARKSNIPVIADIHFQPKYVFAAIEAGCAAVRVNPGNIRKFDDQVKEIAQAAKDHSTSIRIGVNAGSLDPRLLEKYGKATPEALVESAVWEASLFEEHDFHDFKISVKHNDPVVMVRAYELLSEAGDWPLHLGVTEAGPAFQGTIKSATAFGALLSKGIGDTIRVSLSAPPVEEVKVGIQILQSLNLRPRKLEIVSCPSCGRAQVDVYELAEKVTAGLEGMEVPLRVAVMGCVVNGPGEAREADLGVASGNGKGQIFVKGEVIKTVPEKDIVEVLIEEAMKIAETMEPVEGASVQVVQAG comes from the coding sequence CCAACGCGCAAGATCAAGGTGGGGTCGGTGTACGTGGGTGGCGACGCGCCCGTCTCGGTGCAGTCGATGTGCACCACCAAGACAGAGGACATCAACTCCACGCTGCAGCAGATCGCGGAGCTGACCGCGGCCGGCTGCGACATCGTGCGCGTCGCGTGCCCAACGCAGGATGACGCCGACGCACTCCCCGCGATCGCGCGCAAGTCCAACATCCCCGTGATCGCGGACATCCACTTCCAGCCCAAGTACGTGTTCGCGGCAATCGAGGCCGGCTGCGCGGCGGTACGCGTCAACCCTGGCAACATCCGCAAGTTCGACGACCAGGTCAAGGAGATCGCGCAGGCCGCGAAGGACCACAGCACGTCGATCCGCATCGGTGTGAACGCCGGCTCGCTGGACCCCCGCCTGCTCGAGAAGTACGGCAAGGCCACCCCGGAGGCGCTCGTCGAGTCCGCGGTGTGGGAGGCGAGCCTGTTCGAGGAGCACGACTTCCACGACTTCAAGATCTCCGTCAAGCACAACGACCCCGTGGTCATGGTGCGCGCCTACGAGCTGCTGAGCGAGGCCGGCGACTGGCCGCTGCACCTCGGCGTCACAGAGGCCGGCCCGGCCTTCCAGGGCACTATCAAGTCCGCGACCGCCTTCGGCGCGCTGCTGAGTAAGGGCATCGGCGACACGATTCGCGTGTCCCTCTCCGCCCCTCCCGTCGAGGAAGTCAAGGTCGGCATCCAGATTCTGCAGAGCCTCAACCTGCGCCCGCGCAAGCTTGAGATCGTGTCCTGCCCGAGTTGCGGCCGCGCTCAGGTGGACGTCTACGAGCTCGCCGAGAAGGTCACCGCCGGGCTTGAGGGCATGGAGGTGCCGCTGCGCGTGGCCGTGATGGGCTGCGTCGTCAACGGACCGGGCGAGGCGCGCGAGGCCGACCTCGGTGTGGCGTCCGGCAATGGCAAGGGCCAGATCTTCGTCAAGGGCGAGGTCATCAAGACCGTCCCCGAGAAGGACATCGTCGAGGTCCTCATCGAGGAGGCCATGAAGATCGCCGAGACCATGGAGCCGGTCGAGGGCGCGAGCGTGCAGGTGGTCCAGGCGGGATGA